One Desulfobulbus propionicus DSM 2032 DNA segment encodes these proteins:
- a CDS encoding RidA family protein, whose amino-acid sequence MNRTPIQSPKAPAAIGPYSQAIATDTLLFTSGTLAIDPKIGTIPEGTIEEHAHQVFRNLAAVAEAAGTNLSRAIKVTVYLTDMADFNQVNAVYSHYFQQPYPARSAVEVAALPLGADIEVEAVLAL is encoded by the coding sequence ATGAACAGAACACCAATTCAGAGCCCCAAGGCCCCGGCCGCCATCGGTCCCTACTCGCAGGCGATAGCCACCGATACCCTGTTGTTCACGTCCGGTACTTTGGCCATTGATCCGAAAATCGGCACCATTCCTGAGGGAACGATCGAGGAGCATGCCCACCAGGTTTTTCGCAACCTGGCCGCGGTGGCCGAGGCGGCCGGCACCAATTTGTCTCGGGCGATCAAGGTGACGGTCTATTTGACGGACATGGCTGATTTCAACCAGGTGAACGCGGTATACAGTCATTATTTTCAGCAACCGTATCCAGCGCGCAGCGCCGTCGAGGTGGCCGCCCTGCCCTTGGGAGCCGATATTGAGGTTGAGGCCGTCCTAGCCCTCTGA
- a CDS encoding enoyl-CoA hydratase/isomerase family protein codes for MAYSSIELTCTDDGIARLTFNRPKALNALNSSLLEELSAALDSIKHDETIRVLILTGAGEKSFIAGADITEIATLTPLGAKKFAQLGQEVISSLQGLAIPVIAAVNGYALGGGCEMALACDFIYASEKAIFGLPEITLGVIPGFGGTQRLPRLIGANRAKEMIFTGKHLSAPEAKEMGLVNKTFAPEELMPAAMETAKLIATKGKASLCAAKQTVNQGLNTDLATGLCIERDAFALCLASPDAKEGTTAFLEKRKPVFKGDLNG; via the coding sequence GTGGCCTATTCATCCATTGAACTCACCTGTACCGACGACGGAATTGCACGACTGACCTTCAATCGCCCCAAAGCCCTCAACGCCCTTAACTCCTCCCTTCTCGAGGAACTCTCCGCTGCCCTCGACAGTATCAAGCACGATGAAACCATCCGGGTTCTCATTCTGACCGGAGCCGGCGAAAAATCCTTCATTGCCGGAGCCGACATTACTGAAATTGCCACGTTAACGCCGCTGGGCGCAAAAAAATTCGCCCAATTGGGGCAAGAAGTGATCAGTTCCCTGCAGGGGCTCGCGATCCCTGTCATTGCCGCGGTCAACGGCTATGCCTTGGGAGGCGGCTGCGAAATGGCCCTGGCCTGTGATTTTATCTATGCTTCGGAAAAGGCCATCTTCGGTTTGCCGGAGATCACCCTGGGGGTCATCCCCGGCTTTGGCGGCACCCAGCGATTGCCCCGCCTGATCGGCGCCAATCGGGCCAAGGAGATGATTTTCACCGGCAAGCATTTGAGCGCGCCTGAAGCCAAGGAGATGGGGCTGGTCAACAAGACTTTTGCTCCGGAGGAATTGATGCCGGCCGCCATGGAGACGGCCAAGCTCATCGCCACCAAGGGCAAGGCCTCGCTCTGCGCGGCCAAGCAGACGGTTAACCAGGGATTGAACACCGACCTGGCCACCGGGCTGTGCATCGAACGGGATGCCTTTGCCCTCTGTCTGGCCAGCCCGGATGCGAAAGAAGGCACCACTGCTTTTCTGGAGAAACGCAAACCGGTCTTCAAGGGCGATCTGAATGGCTGA
- a CDS encoding thiolase family protein, producing MNEVVIVSGCRTAVGAFGGSLKNTPVVALGAAVMRETLRKVGLRPTASVDMRSVAPGKLKDQGELELERKYAVWDTAAAEISLDEVIMGNVLQAGQGQNPARQAMIQAGIPKETPAFTINKVCGSGLKAIALGAQSIMTGQAEVVLAGGQENMSMVPMALPKARWGYRMELTGVGEVYDLMVFDGLYEIFYGYHMGVTAENIARMYNISREDQDRLAALSHSRALRGIKEGLFQEEIVPIAVRAGKQEVSFAQDERPMETSMEKMAKLKPAFAKDGTVTAGNASGINDGAAAVLLMSATKAKQMGLKPLATIEGFASGGLDPAYMGMGPVPAIQKALKQSGKTIGDIDMIELNEAFAAQAIGCMLELGIDVEKPNQLGSGISMGHPVGCTGARQMVTAIHQMQRQQHGTGLISMCIGGGMGMAMVISNK from the coding sequence ATGAACGAGGTGGTGATAGTTAGCGGATGCCGGACTGCGGTGGGTGCCTTTGGCGGCAGTCTGAAAAATACGCCCGTTGTCGCCCTGGGGGCGGCCGTCATGCGCGAGACCCTGCGCAAAGTGGGGCTGCGGCCGACAGCCAGCGTGGACATGCGGTCGGTGGCGCCTGGCAAGCTCAAGGATCAGGGAGAGCTCGAACTGGAACGGAAGTATGCTGTCTGGGATACGGCCGCCGCCGAGATCAGTCTCGACGAGGTAATCATGGGCAATGTGCTCCAGGCCGGACAGGGGCAGAATCCAGCTCGTCAGGCGATGATCCAGGCCGGTATCCCCAAGGAAACTCCCGCGTTCACCATCAACAAGGTGTGCGGTTCCGGCCTCAAGGCCATCGCTCTGGGTGCCCAGTCGATCATGACCGGCCAGGCAGAGGTGGTCCTAGCGGGTGGTCAGGAAAACATGAGCATGGTGCCCATGGCCTTACCCAAGGCCCGCTGGGGGTATCGAATGGAACTCACCGGCGTTGGCGAGGTGTACGACCTGATGGTCTTCGACGGGCTCTATGAGATTTTTTACGGCTACCACATGGGTGTCACCGCTGAAAATATTGCCCGAATGTACAACATCAGCCGCGAAGATCAGGACCGGCTGGCGGCGTTGAGTCATTCCAGGGCACTCCGGGGCATCAAGGAGGGGCTGTTCCAAGAGGAGATCGTGCCAATCGCAGTCAGAGCCGGCAAGCAGGAGGTGAGCTTCGCGCAGGATGAGCGGCCGATGGAAACCTCGATGGAGAAAATGGCCAAGCTGAAACCTGCTTTTGCCAAGGATGGCACGGTCACCGCCGGCAATGCCTCGGGCATCAACGACGGCGCTGCGGCCGTGTTGCTGATGAGCGCGACCAAGGCCAAACAGATGGGCCTGAAACCTTTGGCTACCATCGAGGGGTTTGCCTCTGGCGGCCTCGATCCTGCCTACATGGGCATGGGTCCGGTACCGGCTATCCAGAAGGCGCTCAAGCAGAGCGGCAAGACCATCGGCGACATCGACATGATCGAGCTCAACGAGGCTTTTGCCGCCCAGGCCATTGGCTGTATGCTGGAGTTGGGCATTGATGTGGAAAAGCCCAATCAACTGGGCAGCGGTATCTCCATGGGGCACCCGGTCGGCTGCACCGGCGCCCGGCAGATGGTGACCGCCATCCATCAAATGCAGCGGCAGCAGCATGGGACCGGTCTGATCAGCATGTGCATCGGTGGCGGCATGGGCATGGCCATGGTGATCAGCAACAAGTAA
- a CDS encoding 3-hydroxybutyryl-CoA dehydrogenase, whose protein sequence is MEVKTFGVIGAGQMGNGIAQVAAASGLNVIMNDIKQEFVDRGLANIAKNLQRNVDKGKMAADEKDKILARIKTCTDLKDMAAADFVVEAASENEAIKFKIFENLEEICAPHVILASNTSSIPIGRIASHTKRPDKVIGMHFMNPVPVMKLVEVICGLATSAETLETTLALTKRMEKTPAQSNDFPGFIANRILLPMINEAIFCLYHGVGKKEDIDTVMKLGMNHPMGPLALADLIGLDTCLAIMNTLYQGLGDSKYRPCPLLRQYVEAGWLGRKSGKGFYTYE, encoded by the coding sequence ATGGAAGTGAAGACATTCGGCGTGATCGGCGCCGGCCAGATGGGCAACGGCATTGCCCAGGTTGCCGCGGCCAGCGGCCTCAACGTGATCATGAACGACATCAAGCAGGAATTCGTTGACCGCGGATTGGCCAACATCGCCAAGAATCTGCAGCGTAACGTCGACAAGGGTAAGATGGCCGCCGACGAAAAGGACAAGATTCTTGCTCGGATCAAGACCTGTACCGATTTGAAGGATATGGCTGCGGCTGACTTCGTGGTCGAGGCCGCTTCCGAGAACGAGGCGATCAAATTTAAAATTTTTGAAAATCTGGAAGAAATCTGCGCCCCGCATGTCATTCTCGCTTCCAACACCTCCTCCATCCCGATCGGTCGCATCGCTTCCCATACCAAGCGGCCGGACAAGGTGATCGGCATGCATTTCATGAATCCGGTGCCGGTGATGAAATTGGTGGAGGTGATCTGCGGTCTGGCCACCTCGGCCGAGACCCTGGAGACCACCCTTGCCCTGACCAAGCGGATGGAAAAAACCCCGGCCCAATCCAACGATTTCCCTGGATTCATTGCCAATCGTATCCTGTTGCCGATGATCAACGAGGCCATCTTCTGCCTCTACCACGGAGTGGGCAAGAAAGAGGATATCGACACCGTCATGAAATTGGGCATGAACCATCCCATGGGACCGCTGGCCCTGGCCGACCTCATCGGTTTGGATACCTGTTTGGCCATCATGAATACCCTGTACCAGGGGCTGGGCGATTCCAAGTACCGTCCGTGCCCATTGCTGCGCCAATATGTCGAGGCAGGCTGGTTGGGACGCAAGAGCGGCAAGGGCTTTTACACCTACGAGTAA
- a CDS encoding PaaI family thioesterase has protein sequence MSEPAFQDQYPDDYAHCYGCGRLHAEGHHLKSYWDGEETVCRYTPDPKYTGGFPGFLYGGMIASLIDCHGAGTAAAAKARQDGKPISRFVTASLKVDYLAPTPINTELEIRGKVVEIKGRKVIVDLVVFAAGTTCATGTVVMVQLKEQN, from the coding sequence ATGAGTGAACCGGCGTTTCAGGATCAGTACCCCGATGATTACGCCCACTGCTATGGGTGCGGGCGGTTGCATGCTGAAGGGCACCACCTGAAGAGTTATTGGGATGGAGAGGAAACCGTTTGCCGGTATACCCCTGATCCCAAATATACCGGTGGGTTCCCGGGGTTCCTCTATGGCGGCATGATTGCCTCGCTGATCGATTGTCACGGCGCGGGGACCGCCGCGGCAGCCAAGGCCAGGCAGGATGGCAAGCCGATTTCCCGCTTCGTCACCGCTTCATTGAAGGTGGACTATCTGGCACCGACGCCGATCAATACCGAGTTGGAGATTCGCGGCAAGGTGGTGGAAATCAAAGGTCGGAAGGTGATCGTCGATCTGGTGGTGTTCGCCGCCGGCACAACCTGCGCCACTGGCACGGTGGTGATGGTGCAACTGAAGGAGCAGAACTGA
- a CDS encoding acyl-CoA dehydrogenase, with amino-acid sequence MNFELTEEQNLIRDMVRSFAETEVASSAAERDENERFDRALMFDRLAELGLTGIVFPEEYGGAGADYISYAIAVEELSRVCGSTGVTLSAHLSLCANPIYMFGTEAQKQKFLVPLAKGEKIGGFGLTEPSAGSDAGGTKTTATRDGNDWILNGSKIFITNAGEAETYVVLARSDKNAEKHRGISAFIVEKGTPGFSFGKKEKKMGIRSSPTMELVFENCRIPGDNLLGQEGQGFKVAMKTLDGGRIGIAAQALGIAQGALDAALAYTKEREQFNKPIASFQGVSFQLADMATQVEAARLLIYNAAYRASNGLSYSLESAMAKLFASETAMRVTTQAVQLHGGYGYTREFPVERMMRDAKITEIYEGTSEVQRVVIGAALTR; translated from the coding sequence ATGAATTTCGAATTGACAGAAGAGCAAAACTTGATCCGTGACATGGTCCGCAGTTTTGCCGAGACGGAAGTGGCTTCGTCCGCGGCCGAGCGGGACGAGAACGAGCGTTTTGACCGGGCCCTGATGTTTGATCGCCTGGCCGAACTGGGCTTGACAGGTATCGTCTTTCCGGAAGAGTATGGCGGAGCCGGCGCCGATTATATCAGCTATGCCATCGCTGTCGAGGAGTTGTCCCGGGTGTGTGGCTCCACCGGCGTCACCCTGTCGGCCCATCTGTCCCTTTGCGCCAATCCCATCTATATGTTCGGTACCGAGGCACAGAAACAGAAATTCCTGGTGCCGCTGGCCAAGGGCGAGAAAATCGGTGGATTCGGCTTGACCGAGCCTTCCGCCGGCTCCGATGCCGGGGGCACCAAAACCACTGCCACCCGTGATGGCAACGACTGGATCCTCAACGGTTCCAAGATTTTTATCACCAATGCCGGCGAGGCCGAGACCTACGTGGTGCTCGCCCGCAGCGACAAGAATGCGGAAAAGCACCGCGGTATCAGCGCCTTTATCGTCGAGAAAGGTACCCCTGGATTTTCCTTCGGTAAAAAGGAAAAGAAGATGGGGATTCGCTCCTCGCCCACCATGGAACTGGTGTTCGAGAACTGCCGCATTCCCGGCGACAATCTGCTTGGCCAGGAAGGCCAGGGATTCAAGGTAGCGATGAAAACCCTGGATGGCGGCCGTATCGGCATCGCAGCCCAAGCCCTCGGCATTGCCCAGGGAGCTCTGGATGCAGCCCTCGCCTACACCAAGGAGCGTGAGCAGTTCAACAAACCGATCGCCTCGTTTCAGGGCGTTTCCTTCCAACTGGCAGACATGGCCACCCAGGTCGAGGCCGCCCGTCTGCTGATTTACAACGCCGCCTATCGGGCCAGCAATGGTCTCTCCTATTCCCTGGAATCGGCCATGGCCAAATTGTTTGCCTCCGAGACCGCCATGCGGGTGACCACCCAGGCTGTCCAACTGCACGGTGGCTATGGGTACACCCGTGAATTTCCGGTTGAGCGGATGATGCGCGACGCCAAGATCACCGAGATTTACGAGGGAACCAGCGAAGTCCAGCGCGTGGTTATCGGGGCCGCTTTGACTCGATAA
- a CDS encoding heterodisulfide reductase-related iron-sulfur binding cluster yields the protein MEFTREIYWNVGHGFTTLAPMYGLLLVALTIFVIGFLKRIKVYRLGQPLDRTDQRGERIKYLLENVLLQTKVMRVPGPGTAHALFFWSFFALFIGTTLIVIQADFTDLLFDVTFLKGTFYKLFSLTLDLAGLLAVAMLGGLLVRRYLIRPEGLVTKGDDALMHALLLAILLTGFCIEGARMAVTEMGTPLAAWSPVGLAIATLLGGMSEEGLRTLHAGLWWFHLVLALGFVAVIPYSKFRHIVTTSANAFLADRGPTGKLTTINLEDENTEKFGANELTDLRWKDIFDADACTLCKRCQDRCPAFNTGKPLSPMKLVNQIGEVAFGNREANLIDTIGREALWACTTCRACQDICPASIEHVDKIIEMRRNLVLMEGEFPGEEVMAAMEQTEVNGNPLGLGYASRGDWAESLGIKPLAEDPEVDLLYFVGCYASFDKRNIAVAKSFVKLCQAAGVKIGILGKEEKCCGEPMRKMGNEYLYQTLAMETVEIIKGYGVKKIVTTCPHCFNTLAKDYRDFDFDIEVVPHALFLEQLVASGTLSLKTESFACTYHDSCYLGRHNAMYDAPRNLIRAAGGQITEMAKNRDQAFCCSAGGGRIMAEENIGERINIKRVEMAVATGAGQLLSNCPFCLTMFEDGVKGANAEEQLRPRDIAEILAERV from the coding sequence ATGGAGTTTACCCGTGAAATATATTGGAATGTCGGTCATGGGTTTACTACCTTGGCACCCATGTACGGCCTGTTGTTGGTGGCCTTGACCATTTTTGTGATCGGTTTTCTTAAGCGGATCAAGGTCTATCGTCTCGGACAGCCCTTGGATCGAACGGACCAACGAGGCGAACGAATCAAATATCTGCTGGAGAATGTGCTGCTCCAGACCAAGGTGATGCGGGTGCCCGGTCCGGGCACGGCGCATGCGCTTTTTTTCTGGTCGTTTTTCGCCCTGTTCATCGGTACCACCCTGATCGTGATTCAGGCGGATTTCACCGATCTGCTCTTTGACGTCACCTTCCTCAAGGGAACCTTTTACAAACTGTTTTCCCTGACCCTGGATCTGGCTGGCTTGCTTGCCGTGGCCATGTTGGGCGGTTTGCTGGTACGCCGCTATCTCATCCGCCCCGAAGGATTGGTGACCAAAGGTGACGATGCCCTGATGCACGCCCTGCTGTTGGCCATTCTCCTCACCGGATTTTGTATCGAAGGCGCCCGCATGGCGGTGACCGAGATGGGCACGCCGCTCGCGGCCTGGTCGCCGGTCGGGTTGGCAATAGCCACGCTACTGGGGGGGATGAGCGAAGAGGGGTTGCGCACCCTCCATGCCGGCTTATGGTGGTTCCACCTGGTGCTGGCGCTTGGGTTCGTGGCGGTCATCCCGTACTCCAAGTTCCGACATATCGTCACCACCAGCGCCAACGCCTTTCTTGCCGATCGCGGTCCAACAGGCAAGCTGACCACGATCAATCTTGAGGATGAAAACACCGAAAAATTCGGGGCCAATGAACTGACGGACCTGCGCTGGAAGGACATCTTCGATGCCGACGCCTGCACTTTGTGCAAGCGTTGCCAGGATCGCTGCCCCGCCTTCAATACCGGCAAGCCGCTGTCGCCAATGAAACTGGTCAATCAGATCGGTGAGGTGGCCTTTGGGAACCGGGAGGCCAATCTGATCGATACCATCGGCCGCGAAGCTCTTTGGGCCTGCACGACCTGTCGGGCTTGCCAGGACATCTGCCCGGCGTCCATCGAGCATGTGGACAAGATCATCGAGATGCGGCGCAACCTGGTGCTGATGGAAGGGGAATTTCCCGGCGAGGAGGTCATGGCGGCCATGGAGCAGACCGAGGTCAACGGCAATCCGCTGGGCTTGGGCTACGCCTCCCGCGGCGATTGGGCCGAATCCCTGGGAATCAAACCTTTGGCCGAAGATCCGGAGGTGGACCTGCTCTATTTTGTCGGCTGTTACGCGTCCTTCGACAAGCGCAACATCGCGGTGGCCAAGAGCTTTGTCAAGCTCTGCCAGGCTGCCGGAGTCAAAATTGGCATTCTCGGCAAGGAAGAAAAATGCTGCGGCGAGCCGATGCGCAAGATGGGCAACGAATATCTCTACCAAACCCTGGCCATGGAAACCGTGGAGATCATCAAGGGCTATGGGGTGAAGAAAATCGTCACCACCTGTCCGCACTGCTTCAATACCCTGGCCAAGGATTACCGCGACTTTGATTTCGACATTGAGGTCGTGCCGCATGCGCTGTTCCTCGAACAGTTGGTCGCTTCCGGTACATTGTCGCTCAAAACCGAATCCTTTGCCTGTACCTACCACGACTCCTGCTATTTGGGACGTCATAACGCGATGTACGACGCGCCCCGCAATCTGATTCGGGCGGCGGGAGGCCAGATCACCGAGATGGCCAAAAATCGCGATCAAGCCTTCTGCTGCAGTGCAGGTGGCGGAAGAATCATGGCCGAAGAAAATATAGGTGAACGGATTAACATCAAGCGGGTGGAAATGGCCGTGGCCACCGGGGCCGGGCAACTGCTGTCCAACTGCCCCTTCTGCTTGACCATGTTCGAGGATGGCGTCAAAGGCGCCAATGCCGAAGAACAGCTGCGCCCCCGGGATATTGCCGAGATTCTTGCCGAACGGGTATGA
- a CDS encoding electron transfer flavoprotein subunit beta/FixA family protein, protein MKILICIKQVPDMESKFKINGEKTWYDRADLAWRMNEYDEYAVEQAVRLKEQVKDADLTVLCIGPDQVTETIKKALAMGCDRGVHINDADSHKREPIEIASMIAGFAKDKQFDIIFTGMQSQDRGSAQVGVMVAELLDMPAVTTIVGFTYDNGTINLKRELEGGSKALVTATTPVVLTCQLGLNTPRYPTLPNIMKAKKKELLTLAPDTGGMDTLQETTACFFPEKKGGGLVLEGDVADLADKLIHLLKEKTGVLA, encoded by the coding sequence ATGAAAATACTGATTTGTATCAAACAGGTTCCAGACATGGAATCCAAATTCAAGATCAACGGCGAAAAAACCTGGTACGATCGGGCGGATCTCGCCTGGCGGATGAATGAGTATGACGAATATGCGGTTGAGCAGGCTGTCCGGCTGAAGGAACAGGTAAAAGATGCCGACCTGACCGTGCTCTGCATCGGCCCGGACCAGGTGACCGAAACCATCAAGAAAGCCTTGGCCATGGGGTGTGACCGTGGGGTGCACATCAACGACGCTGATTCCCATAAGCGGGAGCCGATCGAGATTGCCTCGATGATCGCCGGTTTTGCCAAGGACAAGCAGTTCGACATTATTTTCACCGGCATGCAGTCGCAGGACCGGGGCAGCGCCCAGGTGGGCGTCATGGTGGCCGAGCTGCTGGACATGCCGGCGGTGACCACCATCGTCGGCTTCACCTACGACAACGGGACCATCAACCTCAAACGGGAGCTGGAAGGGGGGAGCAAGGCCCTGGTGACCGCCACCACTCCGGTGGTGCTCACCTGTCAGCTGGGTCTCAACACCCCGCGTTATCCGACCTTGCCTAATATCATGAAAGCCAAAAAGAAGGAACTGCTCACCCTGGCGCCCGATACCGGTGGAATGGACACCCTGCAAGAAACGACAGCCTGCTTTTTCCCGGAGAAAAAGGGGGGCGGCCTGGTGCTGGAGGGCGATGTCGCCGATCTGGCTGACAAACTGATCCACCTGCTCAAAGAAAAAACCGGCGTGTTGGCCTAG
- a CDS encoding electron transfer flavoprotein subunit alpha/FixB family protein: MKTLLVAEFREGKLRVKYSQLIAFANQLQTETAMFLVGSPSELPQFNGTLYLADVGKYGEYNPAVHKQLLLDVIAKEQPDQIVFHHSSYGWDLAPRIAVALKAAQISEVIAVEDGLPVVPVCNAKLRRKIKATSAKSVLTLQAGAFGLEEDPVGTPTVVAIDTVAGGTVQCTGYEAAKIEGVDLTKAEIIVSAGRGVGKPENVAMVQALAKALGGEYGASRPVVDAGWVEHNRQVGTTGSTVTPKLYVACGISGAIQHLAGMKKSEFIVAINTDKDAPIGEVANVLVVADLKQFIPVLTEKLNAR; this comes from the coding sequence ATGAAGACCTTACTTGTGGCGGAATTCCGGGAAGGAAAACTGCGTGTCAAATATTCGCAGCTGATTGCCTTTGCCAATCAGCTGCAAACCGAAACCGCGATGTTCCTGGTGGGCAGCCCCAGCGAATTGCCCCAATTCAACGGGACCCTGTATTTGGCCGATGTGGGCAAATACGGGGAATACAATCCTGCTGTGCACAAGCAACTGCTGCTCGATGTCATCGCCAAGGAGCAACCGGACCAGATCGTGTTCCACCATTCCTCCTATGGCTGGGACCTGGCGCCAAGGATTGCCGTGGCACTCAAGGCCGCCCAGATTTCCGAGGTCATCGCGGTTGAGGATGGCCTGCCGGTTGTTCCGGTGTGTAATGCCAAGTTGCGCCGGAAGATCAAGGCGACTTCCGCCAAGTCCGTGTTGACCTTGCAGGCCGGAGCTTTTGGCTTGGAAGAGGATCCGGTCGGCACTCCCACCGTGGTGGCGATAGACACCGTGGCGGGCGGCACGGTACAATGCACTGGCTACGAGGCCGCCAAGATCGAGGGAGTGGATTTAACCAAGGCGGAGATTATTGTCAGTGCCGGACGCGGCGTTGGTAAACCGGAAAACGTGGCCATGGTGCAGGCTTTGGCCAAGGCTTTGGGCGGGGAATACGGTGCCAGCCGGCCGGTGGTCGATGCCGGTTGGGTGGAACATAACCGCCAAGTGGGCACCACTGGGAGCACGGTCACCCCCAAACTCTACGTGGCCTGCGGTATTTCCGGCGCGATCCAGCATTTGGCGGGCATGAAAAAGTCGGAGTTCATCGTTGCCATCAACACCGACAAGGATGCGCCCATCGGTGAGGTGGCCAATGTGTTGGTGGTGGCCGATCTCAAACAGTTCATTCCCGTGCTGACCGAAAAGCTCAACGCCCGTTGA
- a CDS encoding Tim44 domain-containing protein gives MFTLAFMEGGWTTDYADARSKSGGRSFSSPSSRPSQQQAPSQFNQRQQQSQPGSFSRGLMGGLLGGALGGLLFGSLFGASGSGMGILPLLILGGVGYFLYKRFVNRPAAPSSSGYQPPPAPNMFQGGGGQFAGNTVPPVPPIPPIRATNTMEQGLAEIRATDPGFDDKYFLEVASDVFFKIQAGWMRRDLSSYRHLLGQQLAAEYEQHFARMQELGQINKLESIAVRKVEIIAAGSDNGEDFVTVLFTANLLDYTVDEKTGALVEGSMTEPIKFAEKWTWARPMRTEDWKLEGIEVVEG, from the coding sequence GTGTTTACACTTGCCTTCATGGAGGGCGGTTGGACCACCGATTACGCCGACGCGCGCTCTAAATCCGGTGGCCGCTCGTTCAGCAGCCCATCGAGTCGTCCTTCCCAACAGCAGGCGCCGAGCCAATTCAATCAGCGGCAGCAACAATCGCAACCAGGCAGTTTCAGCCGTGGCCTGATGGGCGGTCTGCTCGGCGGCGCCCTTGGCGGCCTCCTCTTTGGCAGCCTGTTCGGTGCCAGCGGCAGCGGCATGGGCATTCTGCCGCTGCTGATCCTTGGCGGCGTGGGCTATTTTCTCTACAAACGTTTTGTCAATCGCCCCGCAGCCCCCTCTTCTTCCGGCTATCAACCGCCCCCAGCGCCAAATATGTTCCAGGGTGGCGGCGGCCAGTTTGCCGGCAACACCGTTCCGCCGGTGCCTCCGATCCCACCCATTCGCGCAACCAATACGATGGAACAGGGCTTGGCCGAGATTCGCGCCACTGATCCTGGATTCGACGATAAATACTTTCTCGAAGTGGCCTCCGACGTGTTCTTCAAGATCCAGGCAGGCTGGATGCGACGCGATCTTTCATCCTACCGTCATCTGCTGGGCCAGCAACTGGCGGCGGAATATGAACAACATTTTGCCCGCATGCAAGAACTCGGGCAGATCAACAAACTGGAGAGCATTGCCGTGCGCAAAGTGGAAATTATTGCCGCTGGCAGCGATAACGGCGAGGATTTCGTCACGGTGTTGTTTACCGCCAACCTGCTCGATTACACGGTTGATGAAAAGACCGGAGCCCTTGTGGAAGGCAGCATGACCGAGCCGATTAAATTTGCCGAAAAATGGACCTGGGCACGACCGATGCGTACAGAAGATTGGAAATTGGAAGGCATTGAGGTGGTCGAAGGGTAA